A single genomic interval of Zobellia nedashkovskayae harbors:
- a CDS encoding glycosyltransferase produces the protein MDLSFSFIVPVYNRPDEIAELLESLAHQTYSKDFEVLIVEDGSTLSSEEVVEKYKDKLTISYYKKSNSGPGDSRNYGMALAKGNYFLIVDSDCMIPPQYLDAVDNALRNNFVHCFGGPDAAHESFGLLQKAINYAMTSVLTTGGIRGNKKALDKFQPRSFNMGISKTVFETVGGFGKIHPGEDPDFTFRIWNKGFDTKLIPEAFVYHKRRIDWNKFFIQVKKFGSVRPILNKWHPKTSKMTYWFPTLFCLGFLASLLFLAIGISLPIYLYIIYFSLIFLDSLLKNRNLAVALLSLVAVGIQFMGYGYGFLKSTIFLNFSKKEPEKLFPHLFFK, from the coding sequence ATGGATTTATCTTTTTCGTTTATAGTTCCTGTTTATAATAGACCCGATGAAATAGCGGAGCTGCTAGAAAGTCTAGCGCACCAGACCTATTCCAAGGATTTTGAAGTATTGATTGTAGAAGACGGCTCAACACTTTCTTCGGAAGAAGTGGTGGAGAAATATAAGGATAAGCTTACTATTTCATATTACAAAAAGTCCAATTCAGGACCTGGAGATTCTAGGAATTACGGAATGGCCCTTGCCAAGGGCAATTACTTTCTTATTGTAGATTCAGATTGTATGATTCCGCCGCAGTATTTAGATGCGGTAGATAATGCTTTGAGAAATAACTTTGTTCACTGTTTTGGTGGACCCGATGCTGCTCATGAGTCTTTTGGGCTTTTGCAAAAAGCTATTAACTATGCTATGACTTCTGTGTTAACCACTGGAGGAATTCGTGGGAATAAAAAAGCATTGGATAAGTTTCAGCCTCGCAGCTTTAATATGGGGATTTCTAAAACGGTATTCGAAACCGTTGGTGGATTCGGAAAAATTCATCCTGGTGAAGACCCGGACTTTACGTTTCGCATTTGGAACAAAGGTTTTGATACTAAGCTTATACCTGAAGCTTTTGTATATCATAAGCGTCGTATAGACTGGAATAAGTTTTTTATTCAAGTGAAGAAATTCGGAAGTGTTCGTCCAATTTTAAATAAATGGCACCCAAAGACATCAAAAATGACCTATTGGTTCCCAACATTGTTTTGTTTGGGTTTTTTAGCGTCGCTTTTATTTCTGGCAATAGGGATTAGCTTGCCTATATATTTATATATTATCTATTTTTCGCTCATTTTCTTAGATTCACTTTTAAAGAATAGAAATTTGGCGGTTGCCTTACTTTCTCTAGTGGCTGTAGGTATTCAATTTATGGGATATGGATATGGTTTTTTAAAATCGACCATCTTTCTTAACTTTAGCAAAAAGGAACCGGAAAAATTATTTCCTCACTTATTCTTCAAATAA
- a CDS encoding CdaR family protein: protein MSTTNFDLEYVNVPEGYLFKGATDNELKVKLKAGGFQLLGFNFKHAKVSIDLADALQKDSIFYIPQKVYRKQVERQLSTSMSLIDIETDTLFVGMLAVISKKVPVRPNVEVNMATNYLLDGKMEIQPDSITITGPSKEIDSINVVRTNKLTLPDLDADFSETVNIYKSKFLRNTRYSASKVELTAKIARFSEKVFEVPIKTVHFPSNIDVKTFPDKVNVLCKAKLKRLKKLEASDFEVIVDYGQLKDGNTDELQLELRKKPSGLHSVKLEQNSVEYILNKK from the coding sequence GTGAGTACGACTAATTTTGATTTGGAATATGTGAACGTTCCAGAAGGTTATTTGTTTAAAGGCGCCACAGATAATGAATTAAAAGTAAAACTTAAGGCAGGTGGATTTCAGCTTCTTGGGTTTAATTTTAAACATGCTAAGGTGTCTATAGATCTTGCCGATGCTTTGCAAAAAGACTCCATATTTTATATTCCTCAAAAAGTATATCGAAAGCAAGTAGAAAGGCAATTAAGTACATCAATGTCTTTAATAGATATTGAAACTGATACCCTCTTCGTGGGTATGTTGGCTGTAATTTCTAAAAAAGTGCCGGTAAGACCCAATGTAGAAGTAAATATGGCCACCAATTACCTTCTAGACGGTAAGATGGAAATACAGCCAGATTCTATTACCATTACAGGTCCTTCCAAAGAAATTGATAGTATAAATGTTGTGCGCACCAATAAGCTAACGCTTCCTGATTTAGATGCTGACTTTTCAGAAACTGTGAATATCTATAAATCTAAATTTCTAAGGAATACCCGGTACTCCGCCAGTAAAGTGGAGCTTACGGCGAAAATTGCTAGATTTTCCGAAAAGGTTTTTGAAGTGCCAATAAAGACCGTACATTTTCCTAGTAATATTGATGTAAAAACATTTCCGGACAAAGTTAATGTTTTGTGTAAGGCCAAGTTAAAACGACTTAAAAAATTGGAGGCATCAGATTTTGAAGTCATTGTAGACTACGGACAATTGAAAGACGGAAATACAGATGAATTGCAATTAGAATTAAGGAAAAAACCAAGTGGTCTGCACAGTGTAAAACTGGAACAGAACAGTGTGGAATATATATTGAACAAAAAATGA
- the coaE gene encoding dephospho-CoA kinase (Dephospho-CoA kinase (CoaE) performs the final step in coenzyme A biosynthesis.): protein MIIVGLTGGIGSGKTTVAKMFEELGVPVYNSDERAKDLMQKLPELITAIKELLGNEAYKDGKLDRAYVSKKVFNNKELLNTLNGIVHPAVRKDFISWAEDQSSNYVIQEAAIIFEIGSQDFYDCIILVTAPKETRINRIMQRDASNTVEGIEARMKNQLSDNKKIESSDYIIQNENLEQTKVQVLDVHRDLLNKI, encoded by the coding sequence ATGATAATCGTAGGCTTAACAGGTGGTATAGGGAGTGGTAAGACCACTGTTGCCAAAATGTTTGAGGAGTTGGGTGTACCTGTTTATAATTCTGATGAACGGGCAAAAGACTTAATGCAAAAATTACCAGAGTTAATAACTGCTATAAAAGAACTTCTTGGAAATGAAGCCTATAAGGACGGAAAATTGGATAGGGCCTACGTGTCAAAAAAAGTATTCAATAACAAAGAATTACTGAACACCTTAAACGGGATAGTACATCCTGCTGTTCGAAAAGATTTTATAAGTTGGGCAGAAGATCAAAGCTCAAATTATGTAATTCAAGAAGCGGCCATTATATTTGAAATTGGCTCACAGGATTTTTATGATTGTATCATTTTGGTAACCGCACCTAAGGAGACCAGAATTAACCGTATAATGCAACGCGATGCATCTAATACAGTTGAAGGTATAGAAGCTAGAATGAAAAATCAGTTAAGCGATAATAAGAAAATAGAATCTTCGGACTATATCATCCAAAATGAGAATTTAGAACAAACAAAGGTTCAAGTCTTAGATGTTCATCGCGATTTACTTAATAAAATATAG
- the porD gene encoding type IX secretion system protein PorD yields MRNFILIFFCSFFMMSVSAQEMNCVVTINADQVSQTNQQIFKTLERSLNDFINKNKWTNRTYKDNERINSQMFITITNYESNRFEGNIQIQSSRPVFNTSYETPIFNYKDNQLNFEYIEFQPLVFNENVFESNLVSVVSFYVYTMLGLDADTFSLEGGTEYFRKAQQITTQAQGSNYTGWDQNSDRSRFELVDNLLSNTYREYRIAMYNYHRKGLDILGDNNSTGKQVIAGTMKLFETMIKRRPNAFLIQTFFDAKSDEIQNIFSDGPKVDIVQLKETLNSIAPLYSSTWNDIKY; encoded by the coding sequence ATGCGTAACTTCATACTTATATTTTTTTGTTCATTTTTTATGATGTCCGTTTCGGCGCAGGAAATGAATTGTGTCGTTACTATAAATGCGGATCAAGTCTCGCAAACCAATCAACAGATCTTTAAAACCTTAGAACGTTCTTTAAATGATTTTATCAATAAGAACAAGTGGACGAATCGTACTTACAAGGATAATGAACGTATAAACAGCCAAATGTTTATTACCATTACAAATTACGAGTCTAATAGATTTGAGGGTAATATTCAGATTCAATCTTCACGTCCTGTTTTTAATACATCATACGAAACCCCTATTTTCAACTATAAGGATAATCAACTCAATTTTGAATACATTGAATTTCAGCCTTTGGTGTTCAATGAAAACGTTTTTGAATCTAATCTTGTAAGTGTTGTTTCTTTTTATGTGTACACCATGTTGGGTCTTGATGCAGATACTTTCTCCTTAGAAGGCGGAACTGAATATTTTAGGAAAGCACAGCAAATTACCACCCAAGCTCAAGGTAGCAATTATACGGGTTGGGATCAAAATAGTGATCGTAGTAGGTTTGAGTTGGTAGATAACCTTTTGTCCAATACCTATCGTGAGTACCGTATAGCTATGTATAATTATCACCGTAAGGGTCTTGATATTCTTGGAGATAATAATAGTACAGGCAAACAAGTTATTGCCGGTACAATGAAACTTTTTGAGACGATGATTAAACGTAGGCCTAACGCTTTTTTGATTCAGACTTTCTTTGATGCCAAGTCAGATGAGATACAAAACATCTTTTCAGACGGGCCAAAAGTAGATATTGTGCAGTTAAAAGAGACGTTAAACAGTATTGCTCCCTTATATTCCAGTACTTGGAACGATATTAAGTACTAG
- a CDS encoding enoyl-ACP reductase FabI encodes MSYNLLKGKRGIIFGALDENSIAWKTAERIHEEGGTFVLTNAPVAMRLGQIKDLAEKTGSQVIPADATSEEDLANLVAQSVEILGGKIDFVLHAIGMSVNVRKGRSYTDEKYDFTSKGWDVSALSFHKVMQSLYKADAMEEWGSIVALTYMAAQRVFPDYNDMADNKAYLESVARSFGYFFGKEKNVRVNTISQSPTPTTAGQGVKGFGGFISYAEKMSPLGNATALECADYTVTLFSDLTRKVTMQNLFHDGGFSNTGVSQEIIERFTE; translated from the coding sequence ATGTCGTATAATTTATTAAAAGGTAAGAGAGGAATTATTTTTGGAGCTTTGGATGAAAATTCAATAGCGTGGAAAACAGCAGAACGTATTCATGAAGAAGGCGGTACTTTTGTTTTGACCAATGCACCTGTAGCCATGCGTTTAGGGCAAATTAAAGATTTGGCCGAAAAAACTGGTTCTCAGGTTATTCCTGCCGATGCAACTAGCGAAGAAGATTTAGCAAACTTGGTAGCTCAGTCAGTTGAAATTCTTGGAGGAAAAATCGATTTTGTATTACATGCAATCGGTATGTCCGTAAACGTTAGGAAAGGACGTTCTTATACTGATGAGAAATATGACTTTACTTCTAAAGGATGGGATGTTTCTGCTTTATCTTTTCATAAGGTGATGCAAAGCTTGTATAAAGCCGATGCTATGGAAGAATGGGGAAGTATAGTTGCTTTGACTTATATGGCAGCACAGCGTGTTTTTCCTGATTATAATGACATGGCAGATAATAAAGCTTATTTAGAGTCTGTAGCACGTAGTTTTGGTTATTTCTTCGGAAAAGAGAAAAATGTTCGTGTGAATACCATATCACAATCACCAACACCAACCACAGCCGGTCAGGGTGTGAAAGGTTTTGGCGGTTTTATTAGTTATGCTGAAAAAATGTCGCCTTTAGGGAATGCAACGGCATTAGAATGTGCAGACTATACTGTTACTCTTTTCTCTGACCTTACCAGAAAAGTTACAATGCAAAACTTGTTTCATGATGGTGGTTTCTCAAATACAGGTGTTAGCCAAGAGATTATAGAACGTTTTACCGAGTAG
- the recN gene encoding DNA repair protein RecN translates to MLVHLSIKNYALIDNLNVDFTNGFTCITGETGAGKSILLGGLSLVLGKRADLSSLRDKDKKCVIEAEFQIDKYNLESFFKDNDLDYEERTIIRREIQPSGKSRAFINDSPVTLDILTRLGSSLIDVHSQHQTLQLTDNDFQLKVIDALADNKSGLADYTAKLLLYKTTSKELSELINFQKEANKEHDYNSFLLEELQAAPLKLGVQEDLEEQYEQLNNVENILELISSGHQLLNDEQVGIVSLLTELKQIANRLSGFGTQYADLNERVQSVFIEVDDIASELQNYQEGTEANPQVLEEINTKLQQLYDLQKKHGVQEVSELLRIREELSEKVSVTENLEADIEKKEKELVGQKVALQKAADVLTAKRKKVIPQLKKQLEDSLKALGMPSATFKIELFKANDFKANGADGLTFLFSANKGGDYGELKKVASGGELSRIMLTIKSILAKYENLPTIMFDEIDTGVSGEISGKMGDIMQAMSKSMQVFSITHLPQVASKGDHHFKVYKLEEGAVTKTNMKQLNKEERVVELAEMLGGKELSDSAMAHARQLLN, encoded by the coding sequence GTGCTAGTACACCTTTCCATAAAAAATTACGCATTAATAGATAATCTCAATGTAGACTTCACCAATGGGTTTACCTGTATTACAGGTGAAACTGGTGCAGGAAAGTCGATTTTGTTGGGTGGTTTGTCCCTAGTTTTGGGAAAACGTGCCGATTTATCTTCTTTAAGAGACAAGGATAAAAAATGCGTTATAGAAGCGGAATTTCAAATTGACAAATATAATTTGGAGTCTTTTTTTAAAGATAACGATTTGGATTACGAGGAACGAACCATCATAAGAAGAGAGATTCAGCCCAGCGGGAAATCCCGTGCTTTTATTAATGATTCACCTGTTACATTAGATATTCTAACCCGTTTGGGTAGTAGTCTTATAGATGTGCATTCCCAGCACCAAACGCTTCAGTTAACGGATAACGATTTTCAGTTAAAGGTAATAGATGCCCTTGCTGATAATAAGAGTGGGCTAGCCGACTATACGGCAAAACTTCTTTTATATAAAACAACTTCAAAAGAGCTATCTGAACTTATTAATTTTCAGAAAGAAGCAAATAAAGAACATGATTACAATAGCTTTCTGTTAGAAGAGCTTCAAGCGGCACCTTTAAAGTTAGGAGTGCAAGAAGATTTGGAAGAGCAGTACGAGCAACTGAACAACGTAGAGAATATTTTAGAACTTATTTCTTCAGGTCACCAACTACTTAATGATGAACAGGTAGGCATTGTAAGTCTACTTACGGAGCTCAAACAAATTGCCAATAGATTATCTGGTTTTGGAACTCAGTATGCAGACCTGAACGAGCGCGTGCAGTCTGTTTTTATAGAAGTTGATGATATAGCTTCCGAACTTCAGAACTATCAGGAGGGAACAGAAGCGAATCCACAGGTACTGGAAGAAATTAATACGAAGTTGCAACAACTTTATGATTTGCAGAAAAAACATGGAGTTCAAGAGGTTTCCGAATTACTGCGAATTAGAGAAGAACTTTCTGAAAAAGTAAGTGTCACAGAAAATCTTGAAGCTGATATAGAAAAGAAAGAAAAAGAGCTTGTAGGTCAAAAAGTCGCCCTGCAGAAAGCAGCCGATGTTCTAACGGCCAAGCGTAAAAAGGTTATCCCGCAACTTAAAAAACAATTAGAAGATTCTCTAAAAGCTTTGGGTATGCCTAGTGCTACTTTTAAGATAGAGCTTTTTAAGGCGAACGACTTTAAAGCAAACGGAGCAGACGGACTTACATTTTTGTTTTCCGCTAATAAAGGAGGTGATTACGGTGAGCTGAAGAAAGTAGCCTCAGGTGGTGAACTTTCCAGGATTATGCTTACCATCAAATCGATATTAGCGAAATACGAAAACTTGCCTACCATCATGTTCGATGAGATTGATACTGGAGTTTCTGGTGAAATCTCAGGTAAAATGGGTGATATTATGCAAGCAATGAGTAAAAGCATGCAAGTGTTCTCTATTACACATTTACCTCAGGTAGCCTCAAAAGGTGATCATCATTTTAAAGTCTATAAGTTGGAAGAAGGTGCCGTTACAAAAACAAACATGAAGCAATTGAACAAAGAGGAAAGGGTAGTGGAGTTGGCTGAAATGTTGGGAGGTAAAGAGTTATCTGATTCCGCTATGGCTCACGCAAGGCAACTTTTGAACTAG